TGTGGTCCCAGCTGCACCCATTCCTCATCATAGCACCCTGCGGCTGATTGCCAGTGTTAATCCTGACAGTGCCATCTCCAAGATCACCTGGGTATCACCTGATGGTGTTTCCATGAAGAGCGAGAGAAAGCCAAACACAGGCACAGTGGCTAAGCTGCCACAGGTTTTTAACAATGACAATGGGACCTATGTGTGTATGGTTCGCTCTTGGGGTAACGGCAACAACACTCTTTTCCCCTTCAATGTGGATGTGACTGTTGATGGTGAGGCtgatttgagagagagaaaagtaaaagcacTGAGGAATAGAATACATTTGTTGCGTCTGTTGATGTTTTGAGTGGGCATCAGTGCCAGAAACTCCAGCagcaacattatttatttaagaatcCTGTAGCTACATTTCTTCAAAGTATTTACTTTTACAGACCGGTTTAAAAAATTTACTGTAGCTCTGCAACTAAAACTCATCCAGTCCTCCTGTGAATATTAGAATTGCAACATTTatgcattattcattatttgtttttttcaccccacccccaccctcctcaTTTTCCATCCCTTCTCTCCACAGATGACAATGtgttcacattcacaaataTAACATACGGTGAGTGACTTGTGCAACAGCAGTCTGAAAGTACTGTGTCAGCAGCTTGCTAATCAGACAGagcagaatgcgagaccgacaGTAACTCTCAGCACATAAGAACGTAATCCCTATTGTTGTAGGAATTTCCCCCCTATCTTCATTCTCCTACTCTCTTTACTATTCTGTTTACTCTCTCTGTATTCACCTCGTTCTTCATTCAGCCTCTTTTATTCTGAATTCCCCATCGATATGTCTGCTTGCACTGTTATGTCTTCATATCTGTCTCTACTCCAATTTTCTATCTTGTACCATCTGTCTCATCTATTTTAACATTCTTGTTTCTCGTCTTTCCTGTTCCCTCCTTGCCTACAGCCCCTTTGATCTCCACCGCCACTAAGGCTCAAACATCTTTCACCCTAACCTGCCCTCCTGTCCAGGGGGACTACGTCCTGCTGCACTGGATGCCTCCAGATCCCAGGAAGCAGGGTAATTTTAAACTGGTGTACCAGTATGACCGGTGGCGGGGTACCTTCTTGATGTCTGAGCAAAGCAAAAGAGTCCAGCTTGCCGGCCCACCCTATAATGCAGAGGCTGGGAGCTTTTCCTTTCTACTCGCACCTGGATTGAAAGAGGGTGGCGTCTACAGCTGTGATGTGCTCCTCAATGACAACGCATTCAGCCAGAGGACCCAGCTCAGCGTGCTGAAAGGTACAAATCAGGGTGGTGAGGAGGAGAAATTCAAGGGGGATGTGGATTAGTAGGAGTGAAACAAGAAGCAGGGATGGATTTATGAGACAGGCGGTGACACGTTcaaccttgtgtgtgtttgtggatgctGTTCTGCAAAGCACAGTGGTTTAAGGGCTAGAacgaaagaaaaacataaacaacatgtgTTGGCATTTATggaaatttgttttcttgccatGAGTTTGATGACTGAACTCGTCTGTGCTTTAAGCTtggagctggagccaggagacAATaagcttatcttagcataagGGTTGGGTTATGCTTGGACAAAATTTATTTGTACGATGTCACCAGACCACGGTGGAAATCAAAAGTGTTTATAGTCCAAACAGCCACGCTAGAAGACATATATTTTCAGCACTTACTATATAGTCCAATTTCCTTGCTTACTATTATCGAAGCAATCTCCCATTTTGTCCAGTCTCTGTACAAATATGAGGTAGTATCACCACAGCTGCAGACCGCTGCAGCAAACAAGTTGAGCAAGCAagagtgaagataaatccactttttaatcccaaaatttttaaaaaataatctctgAGCCAGTAATCTGGTGTGATTCAAGAAGTTCTAGCTCTACAGCTTCCCCGGGCTGCTGAGGCCAGGGTCGGTTACCAGCAGCTCTGTCCCTCCACTCCACTTCATCCTCATGTTAGACTCAGGGCAGACGAGACACTACAGTGCCTACTATCGCCTCTCGAGGCACAAGTGGTTTTACAAGAAGGCCCAGACCGAAGCTAATcatttaacatgctaatttcaGTAAATATCTCTGCAGCACACAGCTCATAGATGACCTCTTCACATTCTGTTGACaatgttaatacattttttgaaaCATTCATAtctaatatacagtataattacATATTAGAACTATAATTCTGACCATATCTTACATATTGCCCCTTTCAAAAAATGAAACTGCTGATGGAAATGAAGTGTGTTAGTAGACAAATGGTAACTGCACGTGCCACATAACTGTAATGTTGCAAACCTTATATTTTAAAGAAGTGGACAGTGTTTAATGTGCTGAGCTAacctgcaataaaaacaaagaaatcaatttTTTCATCAAAGGACAGCACTGCAATGTGTCGTGTGACAGAGCTGGGTCGTGACAAATGTAACAGAACCCTCATGACCGCTAAATCCAATAGTCCTGAGGAGGCAGCAGGCAAGAATTAGGCCAAAACTCCTAACAGAGGAACAGGGCAAGAAAAGACAGGGGTCCGGCGGTTGCTTATGGTGCTCCTGTGTGCATTCTCCTTTGTTCTATCATCCATACTTATACTTCTAGCTCCACAGCCACGAGAGTCGCATCAGTCTTCTCATATAACTCTCAGAGGCAAGGTGAATGAGTGTATTGTAATaggtgtaaatgtaaaattactCCTTTAATCTAAACTGTGTACAAGACAGTGGAAAAATAAGTTTCAGAGATGATGATATATAGGCACTTCCCTGTAGCCAAAGGACCTACGTTGCTTGAAGTATTTGCCCTACTGATGTGATAAAAGACACTGAATTCTTCTGGTGAGAGAATTTCCTACAGCTATTggtaaaatgtcacattattaaATGAATACCTTTACAATATTGCTCATAAAAAGGGACGTTTGCTTGATTCATATATTCAAAAAGAATTGAGTAGAGCACCTGTTGATTTTTATGAGTAAGCCTTAGGGAGATTTCACCctttgcagaaacacacacacacacatagacacacacgcatatacacAAAGCcgaacatacacacatacacacaagatGCCCTGTCATGGCGGCCTTGGAAGGCTTTACTAATCACAGTCCCAGTGGCATCCATCACAGCTGCCCAGACATGACCAGCCgatctgtcactgtcactgtcacccTGCTTCACACATCTGCATCTCTCATtcagaagcacacacacgcgaacacacacgcacacacgtacacatacacatccacccacacaccaaTCATGTGATGCATATATTTTTACCCCACCTCATTATAAGTATCATTATGTATGATTATACCTGCTGCCCTCCCACTAAGACTGTAGGTGGCCCACACTGATCACACTAATCAagactgaaatgtgtgtgtttttatgcgtgtgtgtgcgggtCTGTGGAGCTTGATTACACCCAGATGGATTCTCATTTCAGTTTGATGAGACACTAAGCATCAGTCACAGTCAACCAATGCATTAGCAACAAATCACtttaatgaatatatattattttgacCTCTCTCTgaattgttctttgtttttcatatcaCTTTCCCTTTACCCCATTACTCTCTATCTGTCCTTGCCCTTTTCTGTATTCACACACTACCCTTTAACTCACTTTCTCATCCCGTCatgctcctttttttcccttccacGTGCCTGTCTTTTTCACTTACTCATCTGTCCTTTGGtttctttccatttgtttcaTCCCTCTTTAACATTTTCCCTCCCTTATCCTCCCAtgctcctctcccctccccccaaCTTCTCTCTGCATCACATCCACAGTTAAAACCACCCAACATGCCTCAAAGATGGAGTTGGTGTGCCTTTACTCAGAGCGGTCTCAGGTCCAAAGTGTCAATTGGAAATACCAGAATAAGAGTCGGCAGCTGAAAATGTCCAGCAACAATCCTGGCAGCATCTCCACCACTCTGCCTATGCCTATCACCTCTGAGACAGCCGGGAACTACACCTGCACCCTACAGCTGAAAAATGGTCAGATAGTCTGGGCAACGCAAGCTGTAAGACTGCCCTATGAAGGTGAGAAGGATGCTATCACAAAGACTGGtctattttctgattttctttattaacagtatattatatta
The nucleotide sequence above comes from Larimichthys crocea isolate SSNF chromosome XVI, L_crocea_2.0, whole genome shotgun sequence. Encoded proteins:
- the g6fl gene encoding g6f-like isoform X1, with translation MESVFLTFILVFSFAVYYSHAGTQDWDDVVVAKENIPTILPCIDTTVRGAVAINWIWKSFGSDKSKMVLLANERKEISGGGSKASMRLADHNFQETGVFSLFFLPKMEDSGFYSCMIKQQGKEIKKIILLAILTVTVVPAAPIPHHSTLRLIASVNPDSAISKITWVSPDGVSMKSERKPNTGTVAKLPQVFNNDNGTYVCMVRSWGNGNNTLFPFNVDVTVDDDNVFTFTNITYAPLISTATKAQTSFTLTCPPVQGDYVLLHWMPPDPRKQGNFKLVYQYDRWRGTFLMSEQSKRVQLAGPPYNAEAGSFSFLLAPGLKEGGVYSCDVLLNDNAFSQRTQLSVLKVKTTQHASKMELVCLYSERSQVQSVNWKYQNKSRQLKMSSNNPGSISTTLPMPITSETAGNYTCTLQLKNGQIVWATQAVRLPYEEHVRVTPSQLPSLSALLLLVPLVAAAVCVLLWRQKHISDRGIEQSLSVQSREVENIYENPEDVRQAPPEGPVYMDLKPRGEDDVYKELERYEQCQS
- the g6fl gene encoding g6f-like isoform X2 — its product is MESVFLTFILVFSFAVYYSHAGTQDWDDVVVAKENIPTILPCIDTTVRGAVAINWIWKSFGSDKSKMVLLANERKEISGGGSKASMRLADHNFQETGVFSLFFLPKMEDSGFYSCMIKQQGKEIKKIILLAILTVTVVPAAPIPHHSTLRLIASVNPDSAISKITWVSPDGVSMKSERKPNTGTVAKLPQVFNNDNGTYVCMVRSWGNGNNTLFPFNVDVTVDDDNVFTFTNITYAPLISTATKAQTSFTLTCPPVQGDYVLLHWMPPDPRKQGNFKLVYQYDRWRGTFLMSEQSKRVQLAGPPYNAEAGSFSFLLAPGLKEGGVYSCDVLLNDNAFSQRTQLSVLKVKTTQHASKMELVCLYSERSQVQSVNWKYQNKSRQLKMSSNNPGSISTTLPMPITSETAGNYTCTLQLKNGQIVWATQAVRLPYEGIEQSLSVQSREVENIYENPEDVRQAPPEGPVYMDLKPRGEDDVYKELERYEQCQS